Proteins encoded in a region of the Streptomyces sp. NBC_00258 genome:
- a CDS encoding DUF6114 domain-containing protein, which produces MSAETPAARGQFHIWRLRFRAWRGGRPFWAGLFILIAGFPIAYLPYANLQIGHLTLAMATTAGAGSLIIGVLLGVLGISLWYQKHIRTFAGVAAILLGLVSLPVSNFGGFFVGFLLSLVGGGMAVAWAPGEEPAARPAETDRTDKGDAPEAALANGASEPNDLSGTSPTNGANGRHSAG; this is translated from the coding sequence ATGAGCGCCGAGACTCCTGCCGCGCGCGGTCAATTCCACATCTGGCGGCTGCGGTTCCGTGCCTGGCGGGGCGGCCGGCCGTTCTGGGCGGGCCTGTTCATCCTGATCGCCGGATTCCCGATCGCATACCTTCCGTACGCGAATCTGCAGATCGGGCATCTCACGCTGGCCATGGCGACGACCGCGGGTGCGGGATCCCTCATCATCGGCGTACTCCTGGGCGTTCTCGGAATCAGCCTCTGGTACCAGAAGCACATCCGGACCTTCGCCGGTGTCGCGGCCATCCTGCTGGGCCTGGTGTCGCTGCCGGTGTCCAACTTCGGAGGCTTCTTCGTCGGCTTCCTGCTGTCCCTGGTGGGCGGCGGAATGGCCGTGGCCTGGGCCCCGGGCGAGGAGCCCGCCGCGCGCCCGGCCGAGACGGACCGTACGGACAAGGGAGACGCTCCGGAGGCCGCACTGGCCAACGGCGCGAGCGAGCCGAACGATCTGTCAGGAACGAGCCCGACGAACGGGGCGAACGGGAGGCACAGTGCCGGCTGA